The following are from one region of the Coffea eugenioides isolate CCC68of chromosome 2, Ceug_1.0, whole genome shotgun sequence genome:
- the LOC113763396 gene encoding hydroxycinnamoyltransferase 1-like, with the protein MMAEVKSSRVKVPSLLTVVSSKPTAPGRVHKFTALDHAMGFHTGHIVFYYRRNPIGDGASMENDLDNLRISLSELLCLYPPVTGRLGRGADGNWEVKCNDAGVRMLKANVCATLDEWLRYANAAEERDLTVWEDLPDDPHIWSPFRIQINDFNCGGLAVAISFTHMHADFTSATLLIKSWAEIHRHEPVAHPPIFNLPSVINESAAYRRSSSVFSETNSEFEIPSVRMGRATFKFSEAKIRQCLSEVHESCPDASPFDVLAALFWSKITRLKSPACDDDNKCSLSMCIDLRKRERDSIPYGYFGNALHFSKLSVNAEELQSDRLAYIAGLVHQHVGSIRDEEFWANVAWLESHKKEGGQYPPPFQLFGCQLTCLSMENTISSEGSFTYAAMFKQNEKPIHVSYQIGNVGGEGLILVMPSPEEGLARIVMVTLPEEQIVKLCEDQTILGLQPSMLLNGKQ; encoded by the exons ATGATGGCAGAAGTGAAAAGTAGCCGTGTGAAGGTGCCTTCTCTGTTAACTGTAGTTTCAAGCAAGCCAACAGCTCCGGGACGAGTTCACAAGTTTACAGCATTGGACCATGCCATGGGCTTTCATACGGGCCATATTGTTTTCTACTACCGGAGAAATCCAATTGGAGATGGTGCCTCAATGGAAAATGACTTGGACAACCTTCGGATCTCCTTGTCGGAGCTCCTATGCTTGTATCCGCCTGTTACAGGGCGGTTGGGCCGCGGAGCGGATGGCAATTGGGAAGTAAAGTGCAATGATGCTGGGGTGAGAATGTTAAAGGCCAATGTGTGTGCTACGCTTGATGAATGGCTGAGATATGCCAATGCGGCTGAGGAGCGAGATCTAACGGTTTGGGAAGATTTGCCGGATGATCCACATATTTGGTCACCATTCCGGATCCAG ATAAATGATTTTAATTGTGGCGGTCTAGCCGTTGCCATAAGCTTTACCCATATGCATGCAGATTTTACCTCAGCAACGCTACTCATCAAGTCCTGGGCCGAAATTCATCGCCATGAACCTGTTGCTCACCCCCcgattttcaatctgccttcaGTTATCAATGAATCTGCTGCATATAGAAGGTCGTCAAGCGTGTTTTCTGAAACAAATTCTGAATTTGAAATTCCCTCAGTGAGAATGGGAAGAGCAACATTCAAGTTCTCTGAAGCAAAGATCAGGCAATGTCTTTCAGAAGTGCATGAAAGTTGCCCTGATGCCAGTCCATTTGATGTTCTAGCAGCATTATTTTGGTCTAAAATCACACGATTAAAATCTCCAGCATGCGATGACGACAACAAATGCTCTCTTTCAATGTGTATAGACTTGAGGAAACGCGAGCGAGACTCAATTCCTTATGGATATTTCGGAAATGCTCTACATTTCTCAAAGTTATCTGTGAATGCTGAAGAATTACAGAGCGATAGACTAGCTTATATAGCAGGACTTGTGCATCAGCATGTGGGAAGCATTCGGGATGAAGAATTCTGGGCTAATGTGGCTTGGCTTGAATCGCACAAGAAGGAAGGGGGGCAGTATCCACCACCTTTCCAGCTGTTTGGCTGCCAACTAACATGTTTGAGCATGGAAAATACAATCAGTTCAGAGGGATCATTTACTTATGCAGCAATGTTTAAACAAAATGAGAAGCCTATCCATGTGAGCTATCAAATAGGGAATGTGGGAGGTGAAGGTTTGATTCTGGTAATGCCTTCACCTGAGGAGGGATTAGCAAGAATTGTGATGGTTACGTTACCAGAAGAGCAGATTGTCAAGCTTTGTGAAGATCAGACTATTTTAGGATTGCAGCCTTCAATGCTGTTAAACGGAAAACAATGA